The proteins below are encoded in one region of Sulfolobus sp. A20:
- the panB gene encoding 3-methyl-2-oxobutanoate hydroxymethyltransferase, translated as MKKITVRDFIKKKSKEKITMLTAYDYPTAKIISNTELDGILVGDSLGMVVLGYPSTIHVKMEDMILHVEAVARAKPNQLIVVDMPFLSYEIDEKEAVRNAGMLIRAGGEAVKIEGGEEVKDVVKALVRAGIPVMGHIGLTPQRFLKLGGFRTIGKSKQEEEQLLKDALELESAGIFSLVIENTYGDIAKRITEKLSIPTICIGAGPYCDGQILVIHDLLGLSDFTPYFAKVYVNLRQVIESAVKQYIEDVKNSRFPGKENYKERES; from the coding sequence ATGAAAAAGATCACGGTAAGGGATTTCATAAAGAAGAAGTCGAAAGAGAAGATTACAATGCTAACAGCTTACGATTATCCAACAGCGAAAATAATTTCTAACACAGAATTGGATGGAATATTAGTTGGAGACTCACTTGGAATGGTAGTTTTAGGATATCCCTCTACCATTCACGTAAAAATGGAAGATATGATACTTCATGTTGAGGCTGTAGCAAGAGCCAAACCCAACCAGTTAATAGTAGTTGATATGCCTTTTTTAAGCTACGAAATAGACGAGAAGGAAGCTGTTAGAAATGCTGGTATGTTAATAAGAGCTGGTGGAGAAGCAGTGAAGATAGAGGGTGGGGAAGAGGTTAAGGATGTGGTAAAGGCGTTAGTGAGAGCAGGAATACCAGTTATGGGACACATAGGCTTAACACCACAGAGATTTCTAAAATTGGGAGGATTTAGAACTATAGGTAAGAGTAAACAAGAGGAAGAGCAATTATTAAAGGACGCGTTAGAGCTAGAAAGTGCAGGTATATTCTCCCTAGTTATAGAAAACACATACGGGGATATCGCAAAAAGAATAACTGAAAAACTTTCAATTCCTACAATATGCATAGGAGCTGGACCATATTGTGATGGGCAAATATTAGTGATTCATGACCTTTTAGGACTTTCCGACTTCACTCCATATTTCGCTAAAGTTTACGTGAACCTTAGGCAAGTGATAGAGAGTGCAGTAAAACAATACATAGAGGATGTAAAAAATTCAAGATTTCCTGGAAAAGAAAATTATAAAGAGAGGGAAAGCTGA
- a CDS encoding 4-phosphopantoate--beta-alanine ligase: MDKTQNSKSWSIRDLIPQNHPRRESLLIREKLVDALENNIIVPQGLIAHGRGECFDYLIGEKTQPFAEKAIEAAVAMILLAKVPVISVNGNMAALVSEDIVKLAEETNARIEVNLFYRNQDREKAIAEVLYKANAKKVLGVGEDASMTIPELFSQRRRVSPQGIYIADVVLLGLEDGDRTQALVNMGKKVIAIDLNPLSRTSLSATITIVDNITRALPKLVQKAKELKKLREEELMKIVSQYNNKEILREAMKFMADRLNQLSLSL, translated from the coding sequence GTGGATAAGACACAAAATAGCAAATCGTGGAGCATACGTGACTTAATACCACAAAATCATCCAAGGAGAGAATCGTTATTAATTAGAGAGAAGTTAGTTGATGCACTAGAGAATAACATAATAGTTCCACAAGGGTTAATTGCGCATGGAAGAGGAGAATGTTTTGATTATTTAATCGGAGAAAAAACTCAACCGTTTGCTGAAAAAGCTATTGAAGCTGCTGTAGCAATGATATTATTAGCTAAAGTACCTGTCATTTCCGTCAATGGAAATATGGCTGCTTTAGTTTCTGAGGATATAGTGAAGCTAGCTGAGGAGACAAATGCTAGAATAGAAGTCAACTTGTTTTATAGAAATCAAGACAGAGAGAAGGCTATAGCTGAAGTGCTATATAAGGCTAATGCTAAAAAGGTACTAGGTGTAGGAGAAGATGCCTCAATGACAATTCCAGAGTTATTTAGCCAAAGAAGAAGAGTTAGTCCACAAGGAATATACATAGCTGATGTAGTATTATTAGGTCTGGAGGACGGAGATAGAACTCAAGCATTAGTCAACATGGGGAAAAAGGTTATTGCAATAGACTTAAATCCTTTATCAAGAACGTCGCTTTCTGCTACTATAACAATTGTTGATAACATAACAAGGGCTTTGCCTAAGTTAGTTCAAAAAGCTAAAGAACTTAAGAAACTAAGGGAAGAAGAATTAATGAAGATTGTGTCCCAGTATAATAATAAGGAGATTTTGAGAGAAGCAATGAAGTTTATGGCTGATAGGTTAAATCAGCTTTCCCTCTCTTTATAA
- a CDS encoding pantoate kinase, which yields MEVLVPLSISGIWYPVERDNPLESGSIGLTLTLEPYVIAEIKKGNGIFLNDVEINFPNYNILRQKLGEYRLDVYSRVPLGYGYGLSGAISLAYALGASQIASINEEEAVNVAHLSEVLTSNGLGDVVSQYHGGGLVYRKKPGGIGYGEIEVLEIDWASFPIFTHIIQQMSTKNIIRKSDIALSLIADFLTNPSPPKFIEVASRFTKDLGLVSNYPYSYRKKGIIVKIFEPENGVWIRHKIANRGAYVT from the coding sequence ATAGAAGTACTCGTTCCTCTTTCAATTTCCGGAATATGGTATCCTGTAGAAAGAGATAACCCTTTAGAGTCAGGCTCAATAGGACTTACCTTAACATTAGAACCGTATGTTATAGCTGAGATAAAGAAGGGAAATGGAATATTTCTTAATGATGTAGAGATTAATTTCCCAAATTATAACATACTTAGGCAAAAATTAGGAGAGTATAGGTTAGATGTTTACTCTAGGGTTCCCTTAGGCTATGGATATGGATTAAGTGGTGCTATAAGTTTAGCTTACGCATTAGGAGCTAGCCAAATTGCCTCGATAAATGAAGAGGAGGCAGTTAACGTCGCTCATTTAAGCGAGGTTTTAACTAGTAATGGATTAGGCGATGTTGTTTCTCAGTATCACGGCGGGGGGCTAGTGTATAGGAAAAAGCCGGGTGGTATCGGATACGGAGAAATAGAAGTTTTGGAAATAGACTGGGCATCTTTTCCAATTTTTACACACATTATTCAGCAAATGTCTACAAAGAATATAATCAGAAAGTCTGATATAGCGTTATCTCTCATAGCTGATTTCTTAACTAACCCTTCTCCACCTAAGTTTATAGAAGTAGCGTCAAGGTTTACTAAAGATTTAGGACTTGTCTCAAATTATCCTTACTCATATAGGAAAAAGGGGATAATTGTTAAAATCTTTGAACCGGAAAATGGTGTGTGGATAAGACACAAAATAGCAAATCGTGGAGCATACGTGACTTAA
- the ppa gene encoding inorganic diphosphatase, producing the protein MKLGPGKKAPDEINVLIEIPMNSNIKYEYDEEEEVIKVDRVLYTSMVYPFNYGFIPDTLEEDGDPLDVLVLGNYSLLPGTVIEARPVGIVYMKDEEGEDAKIVAVPRDKTDPTFSNIKDVNDLPQAIKNKIIHFFEHYKELEPGKWVKISGWGSASEAKERIKKAIERKKNK; encoded by the coding sequence ATGAAATTAGGACCAGGTAAAAAGGCTCCAGACGAAATTAACGTCTTAATCGAAATTCCGATGAACTCTAACATAAAGTATGAATATGATGAGGAAGAAGAGGTAATAAAGGTGGACAGAGTGCTCTATACTTCAATGGTATATCCTTTCAATTATGGCTTTATACCAGACACTTTAGAAGAAGACGGAGACCCATTAGACGTATTAGTATTGGGTAATTACTCTTTACTTCCTGGAACAGTAATAGAAGCTAGACCAGTAGGAATAGTTTATATGAAAGATGAAGAGGGAGAAGATGCTAAAATAGTTGCGGTACCTAGAGATAAAACAGACCCAACATTTTCTAACATTAAAGATGTTAATGATCTACCTCAGGCAATCAAAAATAAGATAATACATTTCTTTGAGCACTACAAAGAATTAGAACCCGGTAAGTGGGTGAAAATAAGTGGCTGGGGGTCTGCTAGTGAAGCTAAGGAAAGAATTAAAAAAGCGATAGAAAGAAAGAAAAATAAATGA
- a CDS encoding 4Fe-4S dicluster domain-containing protein, with protein sequence MLLDASVFSRAVIGGYDVKKYQIKEGSEVIVGRLTGLYGDILKYANPKVIHAPSRFDDNTLVREVEGKNVYKIFEVPAGITFENLIKELSKTGYFPALFPLYLKGTVGGFIALNGSGFGSYKFGFVKNSKTVHELIDYKVARILGVKYPEVIEIETESKFAWSAVIYNGGEVKYFVPSIYGKILNVEPVKIKSTQDVIHEMEINIMNVFKRDYVPIVLKIPFEKSIEINIDVQLGYIINYNSPAKFKVLIGKIEESRLEELFEYLRKNRDVTPFPYLKDYEELHRAIIDNFKKYNVKIREKGIDKNLFIDASKCINCSLCLDSCLSYRTTNNIIFSALGRINRLLTNDNVFEACFGCTPCELSCPVGISISKITEVLPTISSVKEKYNIEMSELPNSIYELEKILDNKYKNKPVFLLFVGCASKYDPLSVEGFMNYLLTHGDKISIELSPRIKVINGICCGFDALLSADYERAKKQVERINELKTENNAIGIYFLCPEGLYVYNKFSHSKGVFAYDVIKGDLKDKEVHLGCWARKLGYDSKFNECAGLFLTTYKGNPLRAEKKGFLTVCPFSTWKFGTVSVYSAVSEKTKFEEISRESQYDESLIFDLLVNSVKEALNKCADEIAEKVIMWKLGGEQYFTLLSIPIISKYIGLELTRNLNSTPSVKQFFNEISQNKLLFNQKISTYTDYLIHYSFDSEIDGLVKTILNSPKLDYSARDIVNNTNFKQALRTALQRAINQSLIQNSIMNILYI encoded by the coding sequence GTGTTACTAGATGCATCAGTATTTAGCAGAGCAGTTATTGGAGGTTATGATGTCAAAAAATACCAGATTAAAGAGGGTTCTGAAGTAATAGTTGGTAGATTAACCGGATTATATGGTGATATTTTAAAGTATGCTAATCCGAAGGTAATTCATGCTCCAAGTAGGTTTGATGATAATACATTAGTTAGAGAGGTAGAGGGGAAAAACGTATATAAGATTTTTGAAGTTCCAGCTGGAATTACCTTTGAGAACCTAATCAAAGAACTTTCGAAAACGGGATATTTCCCTGCTCTATTTCCCTTATATTTAAAAGGAACCGTTGGAGGCTTTATAGCCCTTAACGGTTCCGGATTTGGTAGTTACAAATTTGGTTTCGTCAAAAATAGTAAAACTGTACATGAATTAATAGATTATAAGGTAGCTAGAATATTAGGTGTGAAGTATCCAGAAGTAATAGAGATAGAAACTGAGAGTAAATTCGCATGGTCGGCTGTAATATATAATGGTGGAGAGGTAAAATACTTTGTACCCTCAATTTACGGAAAGATACTAAACGTTGAACCAGTTAAGATAAAGTCTACGCAAGATGTTATACACGAGATGGAGATAAACATTATGAATGTTTTTAAAAGAGATTATGTCCCCATCGTACTAAAAATTCCTTTTGAGAAAAGTATTGAGATTAATATTGACGTACAGTTAGGCTATATTATAAATTATAACTCTCCAGCCAAGTTTAAGGTTTTAATAGGAAAAATTGAAGAAAGTAGATTAGAAGAACTATTTGAGTACTTAAGGAAAAATAGAGACGTAACACCGTTTCCTTACCTTAAAGATTATGAGGAACTTCACAGAGCGATAATTGACAACTTTAAAAAATACAATGTTAAGATAAGGGAGAAAGGAATAGATAAGAATTTATTCATTGATGCAAGTAAATGTATTAATTGCTCATTATGTTTAGATAGCTGTTTATCATATAGGACTACAAATAACATTATCTTCTCCGCATTAGGAAGAATAAACAGATTATTAACAAACGATAATGTCTTTGAAGCATGTTTTGGATGTACTCCTTGCGAACTATCTTGCCCAGTAGGAATTAGTATATCTAAAATTACTGAGGTCTTACCAACGATAAGCTCAGTTAAAGAAAAATATAACATAGAAATGAGTGAATTACCTAACTCAATATATGAATTAGAAAAAATTTTGGATAATAAATACAAGAATAAACCAGTGTTTTTACTATTTGTTGGATGTGCGTCAAAGTACGATCCATTAAGTGTAGAGGGGTTTATGAATTATCTTCTAACTCATGGTGATAAAATATCCATTGAATTATCCCCCAGAATAAAAGTAATAAATGGAATATGTTGTGGATTTGATGCGTTATTATCTGCAGACTACGAGAGAGCGAAAAAACAAGTCGAGAGGATAAATGAGTTAAAGACTGAAAATAACGCAATAGGAATCTACTTTTTATGCCCCGAAGGATTATATGTGTACAACAAGTTTAGTCATTCTAAGGGAGTATTTGCATATGATGTTATTAAAGGTGATCTTAAAGATAAAGAAGTACATTTAGGTTGTTGGGCAAGGAAATTAGGATATGATTCAAAGTTCAACGAGTGTGCAGGACTATTTTTGACAACATATAAAGGTAATCCACTGAGAGCAGAAAAGAAAGGTTTCTTAACAGTATGCCCGTTCTCGACATGGAAATTTGGTACTGTATCGGTTTATTCTGCAGTGTCCGAGAAAACAAAGTTTGAAGAAATCAGCAGAGAATCTCAGTATGATGAGAGCTTAATATTTGACTTACTTGTTAATAGCGTAAAAGAAGCTCTCAATAAATGCGCTGACGAGATAGCAGAGAAGGTAATAATGTGGAAATTAGGTGGCGAACAATACTTTACCTTGTTAAGCATACCAATTATTTCAAAATATATAGGCTTAGAGTTAACTCGAAATTTAAATTCTACCCCATCGGTTAAGCAATTCTTTAATGAGATAAGTCAAAACAAATTACTATTTAATCAAAAGATTTCAACGTACACAGACTACTTAATCCATTATAGTTTCGATTCTGAAATAGATGGTTTAGTTAAGACTATTCTAAACTCACCTAAGCTTGACTATTCAGCTAGAGATATCGTAAACAACACCAACTTTAAGCAGGCTTTAAGAACAGCACTACAAAGGGCAATAAATCAATCTTTAATACAAAATTCGATTATGAACATCTTGTACATATAA
- the thiD gene encoding bifunctional hydroxymethylpyrimidine kinase/phosphomethylpyrimidine kinase, translated as MIKPIGMSIAGLDTGNGAGGESDLRVFEVLGIHGIFAVTALTIQNTKGIKDIMIVDAKFLEKQIETLLEDFRVEGVKIGMIYNKEQFEVIRNTLKDNFLVVDSVLYAKDGTQLIKDVEEYKKIILPIAKVLTPNAIEASYLSGMRIENEKDAISSCKKIRELYNIPYVVVKGGHINAEYSFDVLCFDDGIYKVGYNRLDVKDTHGTGSAFSTAITAEYIKTKDIIESFRRAREFLQTSIEYGLGIGKGIGPINVSSQIMKKSMKYEVMENMIRFADFIERNDKFWILVPEVQSNLAHSIPSEYVRDLNDIATYRGRIIRRWDKKVVVGHPTVFGNPTHTARMLLSIIFKGVNARCLINIRYDEQLLKIFRQLGYDTLEINRELEPKHGEGKTMQWIIDYIYNNYGKVPNIIYDTGTKGKEAMIRFWTSDINELIESLDELLKMV; from the coding sequence ATGATAAAACCGATTGGAATGTCAATAGCAGGACTAGATACTGGTAATGGTGCAGGTGGGGAAAGCGATCTAAGAGTATTCGAGGTTTTAGGTATTCATGGTATTTTTGCAGTAACTGCTCTTACGATTCAGAACACTAAAGGAATTAAGGATATAATGATAGTAGATGCAAAATTCTTAGAGAAACAAATAGAAACGCTTTTAGAGGACTTTAGAGTTGAAGGAGTAAAAATCGGGATGATATATAATAAAGAACAATTCGAAGTCATCAGAAATACATTGAAGGATAATTTCTTAGTAGTTGACTCTGTATTGTACGCCAAAGATGGAACGCAACTAATAAAGGATGTGGAGGAGTATAAGAAAATAATACTTCCAATAGCGAAAGTTTTAACACCAAATGCAATTGAAGCTTCATATTTAAGTGGAATGAGGATAGAAAATGAGAAGGACGCTATATCTTCATGTAAAAAAATAAGAGAATTGTATAACATACCCTATGTAGTCGTAAAAGGAGGTCACATAAACGCTGAGTATAGTTTCGATGTATTATGTTTTGACGATGGTATTTATAAAGTAGGTTATAATAGGCTAGACGTTAAAGATACTCACGGTACAGGTAGTGCATTTTCCACTGCGATAACAGCTGAATACATAAAAACAAAAGATATAATTGAATCGTTTAGAAGGGCCAGGGAATTTCTTCAGACATCAATAGAATATGGGCTAGGCATAGGTAAGGGGATAGGGCCAATAAATGTTAGTTCTCAAATAATGAAGAAATCAATGAAATATGAAGTGATGGAAAACATGATAAGGTTTGCAGATTTCATTGAAAGAAATGACAAATTCTGGATACTAGTTCCCGAGGTACAATCTAATTTGGCCCATAGTATTCCCTCGGAATATGTTAGAGATCTAAACGATATTGCTACGTATAGGGGAAGAATTATTAGGAGATGGGATAAGAAGGTAGTAGTAGGACATCCAACAGTTTTCGGAAATCCAACTCATACGGCAAGAATGTTATTATCAATAATTTTCAAGGGTGTAAACGCTAGATGTCTAATTAATATTAGATATGATGAACAATTACTGAAAATTTTTAGACAGCTAGGCTATGATACGTTAGAAATAAACAGAGAGTTAGAGCCAAAACACGGGGAAGGTAAGACGATGCAATGGATTATAGATTATATTTACAACAATTACGGCAAAGTTCCCAATATAATATACGACACTGGAACTAAGGGAAAAGAAGCCATGATAAGGTTTTGGACAAGTGATATTAATGAGCTTATCGAGTCTTTAGATGAATTACTTAAAATGGTGTAA
- a CDS encoding ABC transporter ATP-binding protein — MTINNVIVSVTDLRKMIGRREILKGLTFSIENGEVFGIVGPNGAGKTTTLRILAGVIKDYNGNVNILGLSPSRAKQLGYISYMPEDAFPYEKLTGYENLEFYAELYSKGNRELKEEFIKLGIQIAGLGNRIYDKTSEYSRGMKRRLIIARTLMVNPKIAILDEPTSALDVESAVRIRNIIVDMAKKHNMTIILSSHNMLEVEFLCDRILLMNDGRELALGKPKELVKDTESKNLEEVFLKLVFGDKR, encoded by the coding sequence ATGACGATTAACAACGTTATAGTGAGTGTTACCGACTTGAGGAAAATGATTGGGAGAAGGGAGATCCTCAAAGGTTTAACGTTTTCAATAGAAAATGGAGAAGTATTCGGCATAGTTGGTCCAAATGGTGCCGGGAAAACTACTACTTTAAGAATATTGGCTGGAGTTATAAAGGATTACAATGGAAACGTTAATATATTGGGATTATCTCCAAGTAGGGCTAAACAACTTGGATATATATCTTATATGCCAGAGGATGCTTTTCCTTACGAAAAATTGACTGGCTATGAGAATCTAGAGTTTTATGCTGAACTATATTCTAAGGGTAATAGAGAACTGAAAGAGGAGTTCATAAAATTAGGAATTCAGATCGCTGGGCTAGGTAATAGGATATACGACAAGACTAGCGAATATAGTAGAGGAATGAAAAGGAGATTGATAATAGCCAGAACCTTAATGGTTAATCCTAAGATTGCAATTCTTGATGAACCAACTTCAGCCTTAGATGTTGAGTCAGCTGTTAGGATAAGAAATATAATAGTGGATATGGCTAAAAAGCATAATATGACGATAATTCTATCATCACATAATATGTTAGAGGTAGAATTTCTTTGTGATAGAATATTATTGATGAATGATGGAAGAGAATTAGCATTAGGAAAACCTAAGGAACTGGTAAAGGATACAGAATCTAAGAATCTTGAAGAGGTTTTCCTTAAACTTGTCTTTGGTGATAAAAGATGA
- a CDS encoding glycosyltransferase family 2 protein has product MIVNEIIEILLYISSFFTASWIILQVFYYRISTKYDVSKLEKKEEGNEKISIIVAIKDEDENTVKGLIENLSKLDYDNYDVVVISDDNQDKFEKLCRKLDKIPNNFIMVRRENNQGRKAGALNYALKLAKGDVLVFLDSEARVDRDFLKKISAFSAYDALSFRLRIREVSTVVQKIYANTTEFVMNTLFKARSTLNLLIFPNGSAMAIKKSILIGVKGWKEGKVTEDLELGIRLALNGVTFKYIDSIVIYTLAPYTLTDLYNQIKRWAYGSAELFFYSLKLFKLGAKGVEGFIYAQQWGIYPLFLLMLIISLGNEFLLKINYLYVFACLIPILFSLSLYMSVIRVKGEIKDYRPSLVTLLASMVGYIQGFLRIKFRWKVTPKEMDNSENNYIISAKITGLLLASLSYLNAIYDRDISSIILLILAVSFLLI; this is encoded by the coding sequence ATGATAGTTAATGAGATTATAGAAATACTACTCTATATATCCTCATTTTTTACAGCATCTTGGATAATTCTTCAAGTATTTTATTATAGAATATCAACTAAATATGATGTTAGTAAGTTAGAAAAGAAAGAAGAGGGAAATGAAAAGATTAGTATCATAGTAGCTATAAAGGATGAGGACGAGAATACTGTTAAAGGGCTGATAGAAAACCTTTCAAAATTAGATTATGATAATTACGATGTAGTTGTTATTTCTGATGATAATCAAGATAAATTTGAAAAGTTGTGTAGAAAGTTAGATAAGATTCCGAATAATTTCATAATGGTAAGACGTGAAAACAATCAAGGAAGAAAGGCTGGAGCCTTAAACTACGCTTTAAAGTTAGCCAAGGGAGACGTATTAGTATTTCTAGACTCGGAAGCTAGAGTTGATAGAGACTTTCTGAAAAAAATATCGGCTTTTTCCGCATACGACGCACTTTCCTTCAGATTAAGAATTAGAGAAGTTAGCACAGTAGTTCAGAAAATTTATGCTAATACTACAGAATTTGTAATGAACACATTATTCAAGGCCAGAAGTACTCTTAACTTACTAATTTTTCCAAATGGTTCGGCAATGGCAATTAAGAAAAGTATTCTAATAGGCGTTAAAGGTTGGAAAGAAGGAAAGGTGACTGAAGACTTAGAATTGGGTATTAGGCTAGCATTAAATGGTGTTACATTTAAGTACATCGACAGTATTGTCATATACACATTAGCGCCTTATACGTTAACAGATTTATATAATCAAATAAAAAGATGGGCTTATGGCTCTGCTGAACTCTTTTTCTACAGCTTGAAACTTTTCAAACTGGGAGCGAAAGGAGTAGAAGGTTTTATTTACGCTCAACAATGGGGAATATATCCGTTATTCCTACTTATGCTTATTATATCATTGGGTAATGAATTTTTACTGAAAATTAATTATCTATATGTTTTCGCATGTTTGATACCAATTCTGTTTTCACTGTCGTTATACATGTCAGTTATAAGAGTTAAAGGTGAAATCAAAGATTACAGACCTAGTTTAGTTACTTTATTAGCCTCGATGGTCGGATATATACAAGGCTTTTTGAGAATAAAATTTAGATGGAAAGTCACACCTAAGGAAATGGATAATAGTGAAAATAATTATATAATAAGTGCAAAAATAACTGGCTTATTATTAGCATCTTTATCTTATTTAAACGCGATTTATGACAGGGACATCTCCTCTATTATATTATTAATACTTGCTGTCAGCTTTTTACTGATATAG
- a CDS encoding MoaD family protein produces MKKVKIMYFAFLKDITGKSMEEMETECSEINCIIDELSNKYGDKFRKYVKEGINGIRVTVLINGSTRNSEIKEGDEIAFLPPPSGGDLRNDKIDILEEIKKFRSKAPPEAGSLVVYVGFVKGIVEGHKVYELVYEAYEEYTKKRFSEIKEEMKKKYKDLIDLEIHHVINAMKPGEDVLLIMGLGRGRKDAIDAVKETLELVKHTTGIWKLEIRDDGEYWVVAGNTRVKKE; encoded by the coding sequence ATGAAGAAAGTAAAAATAATGTACTTCGCCTTCTTGAAGGACATTACAGGTAAGTCCATGGAAGAAATGGAAACTGAATGTAGTGAGATAAATTGTATAATAGACGAGTTAAGCAATAAGTACGGGGATAAATTTCGTAAATACGTAAAAGAAGGAATAAACGGAATAAGAGTTACAGTATTAATTAATGGATCAACAAGAAATTCAGAAATAAAAGAAGGGGATGAAATAGCGTTCCTGCCACCTCCTTCAGGTGGAGATCTGAGAAATGATAAGATAGATATCTTAGAGGAGATAAAAAAGTTTAGAAGCAAGGCTCCTCCAGAGGCAGGTTCTCTAGTGGTTTACGTTGGTTTCGTTAAGGGAATAGTTGAAGGGCATAAGGTATATGAGCTCGTATATGAAGCATATGAAGAATACACTAAGAAAAGGTTTAGTGAAATAAAGGAGGAAATGAAGAAAAAGTACAAGGACCTAATTGACCTTGAGATCCATCACGTTATAAACGCCATGAAACCTGGTGAGGATGTACTTTTAATAATGGGGTTAGGAAGAGGTAGAAAAGATGCAATAGATGCAGTAAAAGAAACTCTAGAATTAGTAAAACATACTACAGGTATTTGGAAGTTAGAAATTAGGGATGATGGCGAGTATTGGGTTGTTGCGGGAAACACGAGAGTGAAAAAAGAATGA
- a CDS encoding HD family hydrolase, translating to MKLNRLLEGSKNLVRTGWMQNGIPPAIGETVASHSFEASVLAYVISLWLKERGIQINPERSSAIALFHDVGETLLGDLPKWASIRINKSEAETEAFEELGIGKDLFLEFKEMKTNEAKVAKLCDRLSTYLQALRYRRAGYAVDEIIQTYEEEINRLLDISPLDKIKDLVINLMRNSDLKVEKIK from the coding sequence GTGAAGTTAAATAGACTTTTAGAGGGTTCTAAAAACCTTGTAAGAACGGGATGGATGCAAAACGGTATTCCTCCAGCAATTGGAGAGACAGTAGCTTCACATAGCTTCGAAGCCTCAGTTCTTGCCTACGTCATATCTCTATGGTTAAAAGAAAGGGGAATACAAATTAATCCTGAAAGAAGTTCGGCTATAGCTCTGTTTCATGATGTTGGTGAGACGTTATTAGGAGATTTACCAAAATGGGCAAGCATTAGAATTAACAAAAGTGAAGCAGAAACTGAAGCGTTTGAGGAGTTAGGAATAGGTAAGGATTTATTCTTAGAGTTTAAGGAAATGAAAACTAATGAGGCAAAGGTAGCCAAACTATGTGATAGATTATCGACCTACTTACAAGCATTAAGGTATAGAAGAGCCGGCTATGCAGTTGATGAAATAATTCAAACCTATGAAGAAGAAATAAATCGACTATTAGATATATCTCCATTAGATAAGATAAAGGATTTAGTAATCAATTTGATGAGGAATAGTGATTTAAAAGTAGAGAAGATAAAGTAA